In Bacillus cereus ATCC 14579, a single window of DNA contains:
- a CDS encoding BclA C-terminal domain-containing protein, with amino-acid sequence MSSWSNNVNGYCGCNNQNGVHVDSCCFSCDGTVPKVGPTGPTGATGGTGPTGATGATGGTGPMGATGVTGDTGPTGATGITGATGPTGATGITGATGPTGATGPTGATGSTGATGATGSTGVTGPTGATGSTGPTGTTGSTGPTGATGATGSTGSTGATGTSITATYAFANNTSGTAISVVLGGTNVPLPNNQNIGPGITVSGGNTVFTVANAGNYYISYTINITASLLVSSRITINGGALAGTINSPAVATTSFSATIITTLAAGDAISLQLFGLLAVATLSTTTPGAVLTIIRLS; translated from the coding sequence ATGTCTTCATGGAGCAATAACGTAAATGGATATTGTGGGTGTAATAATCAAAATGGTGTACATGTTGATTCATGCTGTTTTAGTTGCGATGGGACAGTTCCTAAGGTTGGTCCAACCGGTCCGACGGGAGCAACAGGTGGCACAGGCCCAACGGGAGCAACAGGAGCAACAGGTGGCACAGGCCCAATGGGGGCGACAGGAGTAACAGGCGACACAGGTCCAACGGGAGCGACAGGAATAACAGGAGCAACAGGCCCAACGGGAGCGACAGGAATAACAGGGGCAACGGGTCCAACAGGAGCGACAGGCCCAACAGGAGCGACAGGTTCAACAGGGGCAACGGGAGCGACGGGTTCAACAGGAGTGACAGGCCCAACGGGAGCAACAGGCTCAACAGGTCCAACGGGAACGACGGGTTCAACCGGTCCGACAGGAGCAACAGGAGCGACGGGCTCAACGGGTTCAACCGGGGCTACAGGTACAAGTATCACGGCGACATATGCATTTGCAAATAATACGTCGGGAACAGCGATATCGGTAGTTCTTGGTGGAACGAATGTCCCGCTTCCAAATAATCAAAACATCGGTCCAGGAATTACTGTTTCTGGTGGAAACACAGTATTTACGGTTGCAAATGCTGGTAATTATTATATTTCATATACAATTAATATAACGGCTTCATTATTAGTCAGTTCACGGATTACAATTAATGGAGGGGCACTTGCTGGGACAATAAATTCTCCTGCGGTAGCAACCACATCATTTAGTGCAACAATTATTACAACTCTTGCAGCAGGAGATGCTATTAGCTTGCAATTATTTGGTTTGTTAGCTGTTGCGACATTATCAACAACTACCCCAGGAGCGGTATTAACAATTATAAGATTAAGTTAA
- a CDS encoding ABC transporter substrate-binding protein, with protein MKKILSIFIVVLLFAVGCGQQKEEKKETKADNKNQAITIKHAEGETKLDKPAKKVVVLEWVYSEDLLALGVQPVGMADIKNYNKWVNTKTKPSKDVVDVGTRQQPNLEEISRLKPDLIITASFRGKAIKNELEQIAPTVMFDPSTSNNDHFAEMTETFKQIAKAVGKEEEGKKVLADMDKAFADAKAKIEKADLKDKNIAMAQAFTAKNVPTFRILTDNSLALQVTKKLGLTNTFEAGKSEPDGFKQTTVESLQSVQDSNFIYIVADEDNIFDTQLKGNPAWEELKFKKENKMYKLKGDTWIFGGPESATSLATQVADVMTAKK; from the coding sequence ATGAAGAAAATTCTCAGTATTTTCATAGTAGTTCTTCTATTCGCTGTTGGATGCGGACAGCAAAAAGAGGAGAAAAAAGAAACAAAAGCGGACAATAAAAATCAAGCTATAACAATTAAACACGCTGAAGGGGAAACGAAGTTAGATAAACCAGCAAAAAAAGTAGTTGTACTTGAGTGGGTATATTCTGAAGACTTATTAGCACTTGGTGTTCAGCCAGTAGGGATGGCAGACATTAAGAATTATAATAAATGGGTAAATACAAAAACAAAACCGAGTAAAGATGTTGTAGATGTAGGGACACGTCAACAACCAAACTTAGAAGAAATTAGCCGTTTAAAACCAGACTTAATTATTACAGCTTCATTCCGTGGTAAAGCAATTAAAAATGAATTAGAGCAAATTGCACCAACAGTTATGTTTGATCCATCAACAAGCAATAACGATCACTTTGCTGAAATGACAGAAACATTTAAACAAATTGCAAAAGCAGTTGGAAAAGAAGAAGAAGGTAAAAAAGTATTAGCTGATATGGATAAAGCATTCGCTGATGCAAAAGCAAAAATTGAGAAAGCAGACTTAAAAGATAAAAACATCGCAATGGCACAAGCATTTACTGCTAAAAACGTACCAACATTCCGTATCTTAACTGACAATTCTTTAGCTTTACAAGTTACAAAAAAATTAGGTCTAACAAATACTTTTGAAGCAGGAAAATCTGAGCCAGATGGTTTTAAACAAACAACTGTAGAATCATTACAAAGTGTACAAGATTCAAACTTCATTTACATTGTAGCGGATGAAGATAACATTTTTGACACGCAACTAAAAGGCAACCCTGCTTGGGAAGAATTAAAGTTCAAAAAAGAAAACAAAATGTATAAATTAAAAGGCGACACTTGGATTTTCGGTGGTCCTGAGTCTGCAACATCTTTAGCAACACAAGTAGCAGATGTAATGACAGCGAAGAAGTGA
- a CDS encoding DinB family protein — translation MYQTIEGFLQSWTYEAESTQKMLDSLTDASLSQEIAPGHWTLGRVAWHIVTAIPVILSGTGLKFEGETKDYPVPTSAKTIADEYRKVNAAFVEALQSKWTNKDLATINDFFGRPMPNSIFLMTLINHQNHHRGQMTVLMRQAGLTVPGVYGPAKEEWAAAGMEAPKM, via the coding sequence ATGTACCAAACAATTGAAGGCTTCTTGCAATCATGGACATACGAAGCAGAGTCTACTCAGAAAATGCTTGATTCATTAACCGATGCATCTTTATCACAAGAAATTGCACCTGGACATTGGACGTTAGGAAGAGTCGCTTGGCATATCGTGACGGCAATTCCTGTTATACTATCTGGCACAGGGCTAAAGTTTGAAGGAGAAACGAAAGATTATCCTGTCCCAACTTCTGCAAAAACAATTGCAGATGAGTACCGTAAAGTGAATGCGGCTTTTGTTGAAGCACTTCAAAGTAAATGGACTAATAAAGATTTAGCAACTATTAATGACTTCTTTGGTCGCCCTATGCCGAATTCTATATTTTTAATGACACTTATTAATCATCAAAATCATCACCGCGGGCAAATGACGGTTTTAATGCGACAAGCCGGCTTAACAGTTCCTGGCGTATATGGCCCCGCAAAAGAAGAATGGGCTGCGGCTGGAATGGAAGCTCCTAAAATGTAA
- a CDS encoding ABC transporter permease: MLHLMKLELKKFKLGWYVKRAIIANIVILALMIFVSIIAQVEGDAEIRNPETILLMASTIVRATFIVFGSVLIARLIIGEYKNKTILLMFSYPINRKKMMASKLAITAIVTFITVIVSNILVVGVFFGIDSYFSILPNSFTVDQLMQEGIKLVPLAIATAGMSLIPLYFGMRKRSVPTTIVSSLIVVTIAMNGNPEFSTATFLPLQLALAAIGVVIAYYGIKNIEKEDIAV, translated from the coding sequence ATGCTACATTTAATGAAGCTAGAATTGAAAAAGTTTAAGCTTGGTTGGTACGTGAAGAGAGCAATTATTGCAAATATTGTTATACTGGCATTAATGATCTTTGTGAGCATCATTGCTCAAGTAGAAGGTGATGCAGAAATAAGGAATCCAGAGACGATATTGTTAATGGCTAGCACAATAGTAAGAGCAACGTTTATTGTTTTTGGTAGTGTATTAATCGCAAGGCTAATAATTGGTGAATATAAAAATAAAACAATACTACTTATGTTTTCTTACCCTATTAATCGGAAGAAAATGATGGCTAGTAAGTTGGCTATTACAGCGATAGTAACATTTATAACAGTTATTGTATCTAACATTTTAGTAGTAGGAGTTTTCTTTGGTATAGATAGCTATTTTTCAATTCTTCCTAATTCATTTACAGTAGATCAATTGATGCAAGAAGGAATAAAACTAGTTCCTTTAGCCATTGCAACTGCGGGGATGAGTTTAATCCCATTATATTTCGGAATGCGTAAACGCTCCGTGCCAACTACAATTGTTTCATCTCTTATCGTTGTCACAATTGCAATGAATGGCAACCCAGAGTTTTCTACAGCAACTTTTCTTCCCCTTCAACTAGCACTCGCAGCAATTGGAGTTGTGATTGCGTATTACGGCATTAAAAATATAGAGAAGGAAGATATAGCAGTATGA
- a CDS encoding DUF4097 family beta strand repeat-containing protein: protein MKKMIVIAILFITIASVVFGIKVFQGKDFKKEKSFDINNIKAIEVDNENWNLEFKSTDANKIVISAQGEQADKEIDPVKIENDENKIVIKQKQKVNRFFYGFTFRKKNSICIAIPKKEIDKIVLNNKSGDVKINDIVVKSIVIKGKSGDGMITGLSAEKGEFTSERGDLMLKDSSLQELNIKSTTGDNYITNVSNSNMNITSTSGEVLLKDMIEGKSLFIETKSGDIGVRYKGVPASLKLMAKSNSADVIVDLKGLKKDKSTEKIKVGTIGDAKNEAKILSETGVIYID from the coding sequence GTGAAAAAAATGATAGTAATTGCAATATTATTCATTACAATTGCTAGTGTAGTTTTTGGTATTAAGGTATTTCAGGGGAAAGATTTTAAGAAAGAAAAGTCTTTTGATATAAATAATATAAAAGCAATAGAAGTAGACAATGAAAATTGGAATCTTGAGTTTAAAAGTACAGACGCTAATAAAATAGTAATTTCTGCTCAAGGTGAACAAGCAGATAAAGAGATAGATCCTGTCAAAATAGAAAATGACGAAAATAAAATTGTGATTAAGCAAAAACAAAAGGTGAACAGATTTTTTTATGGTTTTACGTTTAGAAAGAAAAATAGTATATGTATAGCTATTCCGAAGAAAGAGATAGATAAAATTGTATTAAATAATAAATCGGGTGATGTGAAAATAAACGATATAGTAGTAAAAAGCATCGTGATAAAAGGCAAATCTGGAGATGGAATGATTACAGGACTATCGGCAGAGAAGGGTGAATTTACATCCGAAAGAGGAGATTTAATGTTAAAAGATAGTTCATTACAAGAATTAAATATAAAGTCTACGACTGGTGATAACTATATCACAAATGTAAGTAACTCAAATATGAACATCACTTCAACATCTGGGGAAGTATTGCTGAAAGATATGATAGAAGGAAAATCATTATTTATAGAAACAAAATCAGGGGATATTGGCGTACGGTATAAAGGTGTCCCGGCATCATTGAAGCTTATGGCTAAAAGTAATTCGGCTGACGTAATAGTAGATTTAAAAGGACTTAAGAAAGATAAAAGTACAGAAAAAATAAAAGTAGGAACGATTGGTGATGCAAAAAATGAAGCGAAGATTTTAAGTGAAACAGGAGTCATTTATATTGATTAA
- a CDS encoding ABC transporter permease, with product MFKLMKLEWKKHKLSSYFKGVAICIIAIFAAVSLMAWGSKVEDDLMFSSYMEYMSLANILIRITFIIFASVILSRLVIDEYKNKTIQLLFMYPLQRKMLMSAKLTIVFCFCFVSTIIATFIISLLIFCMNPIMGLLETPVTMGEIIAIVPATIISAFMISGISLIPLFFGMRKKSTPTTITSAVIIGMMMNSNVGPGNGQVSMFDFIAIPIVLCLLGIFISYLSFRKIDKIDVA from the coding sequence ATGTTTAAATTAATGAAGCTCGAATGGAAGAAACATAAATTATCTAGTTACTTTAAAGGGGTAGCAATTTGTATTATAGCAATTTTCGCTGCAGTAAGCCTTATGGCGTGGGGATCTAAGGTAGAGGATGATTTGATGTTCTCTAGCTATATGGAATACATGTCTTTAGCAAATATTCTTATTAGAATTACATTTATTATTTTTGCATCGGTTATTTTATCACGCTTAGTGATTGATGAATACAAGAACAAAACAATACAGCTACTATTTATGTATCCACTGCAAAGGAAAATGCTAATGAGTGCGAAATTAACAATTGTTTTTTGTTTTTGTTTTGTGAGCACGATTATCGCTACTTTCATTATTAGTTTGCTCATATTCTGTATGAATCCAATAATGGGACTACTTGAAACGCCTGTTACGATGGGGGAAATAATAGCTATCGTTCCAGCTACTATTATAAGTGCATTTATGATATCTGGTATTAGTTTAATTCCTTTATTTTTTGGAATGAGAAAGAAATCAACACCGACAACGATTACTTCTGCAGTAATAATTGGGATGATGATGAACAGTAACGTTGGTCCTGGAAATGGTCAAGTAAGTATGTTTGATTTTATAGCTATCCCAATCGTGCTCTGTTTATTAGGAATTTTCATTAGCTATCTATCGTTTCGTAAAATTGACAAGATAGATGTGGCGTGA
- a CDS encoding ABC transporter ATP-binding protein: MTYILKTNQLTKVFKGKEVISGVNMHVKKGEIYGFLGPNGAGKTTIMKMITNLIKPTSGEIEIFGEKLTDTSYEVLKRMGTIIEYPIFYDKLTAKENLELHCEYMGYYDKNEIDHALHLVKLQGIDNKKVKDFSLGMKQRLGIARAIVTKPELLILDEPINGLDPIGIKELRDLFKMLCKEYGITLLVSSHILGEMELMADTIGVIQNGKLIKEVSMKSINGKQTEYIEITVPDVKRATYILEDKLGIKNYKIMSGNMIRVYDTLASQQAISKALIMNDVEIESINKKHSSLEEYFLNVMDGEGIHA, from the coding sequence ATGACATATATATTAAAAACAAATCAGTTAACGAAAGTGTTTAAAGGGAAAGAAGTTATTTCCGGTGTTAACATGCATGTGAAAAAAGGAGAAATTTACGGTTTTTTAGGACCAAACGGTGCTGGTAAAACAACGATTATGAAAATGATTACAAATTTAATAAAACCGACGAGCGGTGAGATTGAAATTTTCGGTGAGAAGTTAACAGATACATCTTATGAAGTATTAAAGAGAATGGGGACGATTATTGAATATCCAATCTTTTATGATAAATTAACGGCGAAAGAAAACTTAGAATTACATTGTGAATATATGGGCTATTACGATAAAAATGAAATTGACCATGCTTTACATTTAGTGAAGCTGCAAGGTATAGATAATAAAAAAGTAAAAGATTTTTCATTAGGAATGAAACAACGACTCGGTATTGCAAGGGCAATCGTAACAAAGCCAGAATTACTCATTTTAGATGAACCCATTAACGGTTTAGATCCAATTGGTATTAAAGAATTAAGAGACTTATTTAAAATGCTCTGCAAAGAATATGGCATTACATTATTAGTTTCTAGCCATATTTTAGGTGAGATGGAATTAATGGCGGATACAATTGGTGTCATTCAAAATGGAAAACTAATAAAAGAAGTTTCAATGAAGAGTATTAACGGAAAACAAACAGAGTATATTGAAATCACTGTTCCTGATGTGAAACGTGCAACTTATATTTTAGAAGATAAACTTGGTATAAAAAACTACAAAATAATGAGTGGAAACATGATTCGGGTTTATGATACGTTAGCGTCTCAGCAGGCCATTTCAAAAGCACTTATTATGAACGATGTGGAAATTGAAAGTATTAATAAGAAACATAGTTCCTTAGAAGAATATTTCTTAAATGTAATGGATGGAGAAGGTATTCATGCTTAA
- a CDS encoding HAMP domain-containing histidine kinase, which translates to MVNLLIGIIFILLCVIYMQYRMRKNSSENLRYTYEKLESIVNDKTGETLLVMTDDLELQKLLVAINQLLDAKQKTNADHAKVEISMRKMLSNISHDLKTPLTVILGYTEMLNKDKTINKEEQQILLEKVHTKTLEVMELIHKFFDLAKLESGDKAIEMTKVNMNEVCREKILSFYDLVTTKGFQVHIDIPERNIYALGNVEVLGRVLNNLISNAITYGDDGKALGMTLRDDDTGVYIDVWDKGKGIDESHIDKVFERMYTLEDSRNRLYQGSGLGLTITKRLVEAMDGKIHLSSKPYEKTIFTIVLTKIQF; encoded by the coding sequence ATGGTCAATTTGTTAATAGGTATTATTTTTATATTGTTATGTGTTATTTATATGCAATATAGAATGAGAAAAAATAGTAGTGAAAATTTACGATACACATATGAAAAGTTAGAAAGTATTGTAAATGACAAAACAGGCGAGACGTTACTCGTTATGACAGATGATCTAGAATTGCAAAAATTATTAGTGGCAATTAATCAATTATTAGATGCAAAACAGAAAACGAATGCAGATCATGCAAAAGTAGAAATTTCGATGAGAAAAATGCTTTCAAATATTTCGCATGACTTGAAAACACCACTAACAGTTATTCTTGGATATACAGAAATGTTAAATAAGGATAAAACGATAAATAAAGAAGAACAACAAATATTACTTGAAAAAGTGCATACGAAAACACTAGAAGTGATGGAGTTAATTCATAAGTTTTTTGACTTGGCAAAATTAGAATCTGGTGACAAAGCAATTGAAATGACAAAAGTAAATATGAATGAAGTTTGCCGCGAGAAGATTTTATCATTTTATGATTTAGTGACGACGAAAGGTTTTCAGGTTCATATTGATATACCAGAAAGAAATATATACGCACTTGGAAATGTAGAAGTATTAGGTAGGGTATTGAATAATTTAATATCAAATGCAATTACATATGGAGACGATGGAAAGGCACTTGGTATGACGTTAAGAGATGATGACACGGGCGTGTATATAGATGTATGGGATAAAGGAAAAGGGATTGATGAATCTCATATTGATAAAGTGTTTGAGCGTATGTACACACTTGAAGATTCAAGAAATAGATTGTACCAAGGAAGTGGTCTCGGATTAACGATTACGAAACGGCTTGTGGAAGCGATGGACGGGAAAATCCATCTTTCTAGTAAACCGTATGAAAAAACAATTTTTACAATTGTATTAACAAAGATACAGTTTTAG
- a CDS encoding response regulator transcription factor, which yields MSHHILLVEDDISIQEMVEKYLIKEGFQVTIASDGEEGVNTYLKGSFDLIILDIMMPKLDGLEVVRIIREKSAVPILMMSAKDTDVDKAVGLGLGADDYICKPFSMIELAARVKAGIRRSTKYSATETTEKMIQIGDLTIDPINFTVEKNGKSLKLTLKEFEILKLFVKNQNRVFTKAQIYTLVWNEEYYGDDNVINVHMRRLREKIESDPSNPEYIKTLWGIGYKLEVM from the coding sequence ATGTCACATCATATTTTATTAGTTGAAGATGATATCTCAATTCAAGAGATGGTGGAAAAGTATTTAATAAAAGAGGGTTTTCAAGTAACAATTGCGTCTGATGGAGAGGAAGGCGTGAACACATATTTAAAAGGTTCATTTGATTTGATTATCCTTGACATTATGATGCCAAAGCTAGATGGCTTAGAAGTTGTACGAATCATTCGAGAAAAAAGTGCTGTTCCGATTTTAATGATGTCGGCAAAAGATACAGATGTTGATAAAGCTGTTGGATTAGGACTTGGAGCAGATGATTACATTTGTAAGCCGTTTTCTATGATTGAATTAGCTGCACGTGTAAAAGCGGGTATTCGGAGGTCTACGAAATATTCGGCTACAGAAACAACAGAAAAGATGATTCAAATTGGTGATTTAACAATTGATCCAATTAATTTTACAGTTGAAAAAAACGGGAAGTCTCTCAAACTTACTTTAAAAGAATTTGAGATTTTAAAGCTATTCGTAAAGAACCAAAATCGTGTATTTACGAAAGCGCAAATATATACATTAGTTTGGAATGAAGAGTATTACGGTGACGATAACGTTATTAATGTTCATATGAGAAGATTGCGTGAGAAAATCGAAAGTGATCCATCTAATCCAGAATATATTAAAACGTTATGGGGCATCGGCTATAAGTTGGAAGTGATGTAA
- a CDS encoding YwbE family protein — protein sequence MNGQKRSNIAPGLEVDIVLKQDQRTGKLTRGIVKDILTNSPSHPHGIKVRLQDGQVGRVQNIVQ from the coding sequence ATGAACGGACAAAAACGTTCTAATATCGCGCCCGGTCTTGAAGTTGATATTGTATTAAAACAAGATCAACGAACAGGCAAATTAACACGTGGAATTGTAAAAGATATTTTAACAAACTCCCCTTCCCATCCGCATGGCATTAAAGTGCGATTGCAGGACGGACAAGTCGGTAGAGTACAAAATATCGTTCAATAA
- a CDS encoding class I SAM-dependent rRNA methyltransferase: MRLEVTVKIKPKFIKEIKSGYPLILKDAIQNLNDVREEGTIIKVVDEKNNFVGKGYYGKQNKGYGWILTRKESEQINQSFFESKIKSALHKRKQFYKSSDTTAFRVVNGEGDGLGGLIIDYYDGYYVVSWYSEGIYTFRDEIIAALQKVANFKGIYEKKRFDTKGKYIEGDDFVAGERGEFPLIVKENGVNFAVYLNDGAMVGVFLDQRNVRKQIRDKYAKGRTVLNMFSYTGAFSVFAALGGASKTTSVDLANRSLSKTIEQFSVNEVDYEAQDIIVEDVFLYFKYAAKKKMKFDMVVLDPPSFARSKKYTFSAAKDYKNLLKETIAITENNGIIVASTNCSAFDMKKFKGFIDTAFKEMNGKYKILEEHSLPEDFRTIDQFKEGDYLKVVFIEKIKG; encoded by the coding sequence ATGCGATTAGAAGTAACTGTAAAAATAAAACCGAAATTTATAAAAGAAATTAAAAGTGGATATCCGCTTATTTTAAAAGATGCGATTCAAAATTTAAATGATGTTCGTGAAGAAGGAACAATCATCAAAGTAGTAGATGAGAAGAACAACTTTGTCGGAAAAGGTTATTATGGAAAGCAAAATAAAGGATACGGCTGGATTTTAACGAGAAAAGAGAGTGAACAAATTAATCAATCTTTCTTTGAAAGTAAAATCAAATCTGCCCTACATAAACGAAAGCAATTTTATAAATCAAGTGATACGACAGCATTCCGTGTGGTGAATGGTGAAGGTGATGGTCTTGGAGGACTAATTATCGATTATTATGATGGCTACTACGTAGTAAGTTGGTATAGTGAAGGGATTTACACTTTCAGAGATGAGATTATAGCCGCTCTTCAAAAAGTAGCAAACTTTAAAGGTATTTATGAGAAAAAGCGTTTTGATACGAAAGGGAAATATATTGAGGGTGATGATTTCGTAGCAGGAGAGCGCGGCGAGTTCCCACTTATCGTAAAAGAGAACGGTGTGAACTTTGCGGTTTATTTAAATGATGGGGCAATGGTTGGTGTATTTTTAGATCAACGTAACGTTCGAAAACAAATTCGTGATAAATATGCAAAGGGAAGAACAGTGTTAAATATGTTCTCTTATACAGGTGCTTTCTCTGTATTTGCAGCGCTTGGCGGAGCAAGTAAAACGACGAGTGTTGACCTTGCAAATCGTAGTTTAAGTAAAACGATTGAGCAGTTTAGTGTAAATGAAGTTGATTATGAAGCACAAGATATTATTGTAGAAGATGTATTTCTTTACTTCAAATATGCAGCTAAGAAAAAGATGAAATTTGATATGGTCGTACTTGATCCTCCAAGCTTCGCCCGCTCAAAAAAATATACATTTAGTGCAGCAAAAGATTATAAAAATTTATTAAAAGAAACAATTGCTATTACAGAAAATAACGGTATTATCGTTGCTTCTACAAATTGTAGCGCATTCGATATGAAAAAGTTTAAAGGCTTTATCGATACAGCCTTTAAAGAAATGAATGGAAAATATAAAATATTAGAAGAACATTCTTTACCAGAAGATTTCCGTACCATTGATCAATTTAAAGAAGGAGACTACTTAAAAGTAGTTTTCATCGAGAAAATTAAAGGTTAA
- the isdG gene encoding heme oxygenase, with translation MIIVTNTAKITKGNGHKLIERFNKVGKVETMPGFLGLEVLLTQNTVDYDEVTISTRWNAKEDFQGWTKSAAFKDAHSHQGGMPEYILDNKIAYYDVKVVRMPMAAAQ, from the coding sequence ATGATTATTGTTACAAATACAGCTAAAATTACAAAGGGAAATGGGCATAAATTAATTGAGCGTTTTAATAAAGTAGGTAAAGTTGAAACGATGCCAGGCTTTTTAGGTCTAGAAGTTCTTTTAACACAAAATACAGTTGATTATGATGAAGTAACAATTAGCACTCGCTGGAATGCAAAAGAAGATTTCCAAGGTTGGACAAAGAGCGCTGCATTTAAAGATGCTCACTCACATCAAGGCGGAATGCCAGAATATATTCTTGATAATAAAATTGCTTACTATGATGTAAAAGTTGTACGTATGCCAATGGCTGCAGCACAGTAA